From one Leifsonia sp. 1010 genomic stretch:
- the hisD gene encoding histidinol dehydrogenase: MIQTIDLRGVQPTRAAFQRLVPRPVVDVQAAMSVASELIDDVRHRGVAALTEQAERFDGAAPASVRVPQAEIDAAVEALPADVREALEEAIARVREATAAQVPPPTETVIRPGASIVQRWEPVERAGLYVPGGKAVYPSSVVMNAVPAQIAGVASVALASPPQREFGGAVHPVILGAAGLLGIDEVYAMGGAGAIGALAYGVEELGLDPVQVITGPGNIYVAAAKRVVRGQAGIDSEAGTTEILVIADDTADPAYVAADLVSQAEHDEAAASLLVTDSPAFAERVVAELDALAGATKHSERVRTALGGPQSAVVLVDDLAAAAAFSNAYGPEHLELQTADPQELLASIRNAGAIFLGPTSPVSLGDYLAGSNHVLPTGGQARFSSGLGAYSFLRPQQVVQYDREALQEVADRIVALSTAEDLPAHGEAVTQRFRTR, from the coding sequence ATGATCCAGACCATCGACCTCCGCGGTGTCCAGCCTACTCGCGCCGCCTTCCAGCGACTCGTTCCCCGTCCCGTCGTGGACGTGCAGGCGGCGATGTCGGTCGCCTCCGAGCTGATTGACGACGTACGGCATCGCGGTGTCGCAGCGCTCACCGAGCAGGCGGAGCGTTTCGACGGCGCGGCTCCCGCATCCGTCCGCGTTCCGCAGGCCGAGATCGATGCTGCGGTCGAGGCGCTTCCCGCCGACGTGCGCGAGGCGCTGGAGGAGGCCATCGCCCGCGTGCGCGAGGCGACGGCCGCGCAGGTTCCGCCGCCCACCGAGACCGTCATCCGTCCCGGCGCCTCCATCGTGCAGCGCTGGGAGCCGGTCGAGCGTGCCGGACTCTACGTGCCGGGTGGAAAGGCCGTCTACCCGTCGAGCGTGGTCATGAACGCCGTGCCGGCGCAGATCGCGGGTGTCGCGTCCGTCGCCCTCGCCAGCCCCCCGCAGCGGGAGTTCGGGGGAGCGGTCCACCCGGTCATCCTCGGAGCGGCGGGCCTCCTCGGCATCGACGAGGTGTACGCGATGGGAGGCGCCGGTGCGATCGGCGCGCTGGCGTACGGAGTCGAGGAGCTCGGGCTCGACCCGGTCCAGGTCATCACCGGCCCGGGCAACATCTACGTCGCCGCCGCGAAGCGCGTGGTGCGCGGTCAGGCGGGCATCGACTCCGAGGCAGGCACCACCGAGATCCTCGTGATCGCCGACGACACGGCGGACCCCGCGTACGTCGCGGCAGACCTCGTCTCGCAGGCCGAGCACGACGAGGCGGCCGCATCCCTGCTGGTCACCGACAGCCCGGCGTTCGCCGAGCGGGTCGTTGCCGAGCTGGATGCGCTGGCCGGCGCCACCAAGCACAGCGAGCGGGTGCGCACCGCGCTGGGCGGCCCGCAGTCCGCCGTGGTGCTCGTGGACGACCTGGCCGCTGCCGCCGCGTTCAGCAACGCCTACGGCCCGGAGCACCTCGAACTGCAGACGGCCGACCCGCAGGAGCTCCTCGCCTCCATCCGCAACGCCGGCGCCATCTTCCTCGGGCCGACGTCGCCGGTGAGCCTCGGCGACTACCTGGCGGGGTCGAACCACGTGCTCCCGACCGGCGGACAGGCGCGGTTCTCGTCCGGCCTCGGCGCGTACTCGTTCCTCCGGCCGCAGCAGGTCGTGCAGTACGACCGCGAGGCGCTGCAGGAGGTCGCCGACCGGATCGTCGCCCTGTCGACGGCGGAGGACCTGCCGGCGCACGGAGAAGCGGTCACCCAGCGGTTCCGCACCCGCTGA
- a CDS encoding flavin reductase family protein → MNSASPDPTDGAITDATPDLAAFRQTFRRHAAGVAIITAQREDGTPVGFTATSLASLAAVPPLATFNMALSASSWPAIAETERVVIHTLGVRNREVAQTLSGDNSRRFLGDHWYRGPHGLPVIRDTTAWMVGRIVERVQVHQSAVVVVQIEQGGLGEDDAPLVYHERTYWRPGTPV, encoded by the coding sequence ATGAACAGCGCATCCCCCGACCCCACCGACGGCGCCATCACCGACGCGACCCCCGACCTCGCGGCCTTCCGGCAGACGTTCCGGCGGCACGCGGCCGGGGTGGCCATCATCACGGCCCAGCGGGAGGACGGCACGCCCGTCGGGTTCACGGCGACGTCGCTCGCCTCGCTCGCCGCCGTCCCGCCGCTCGCCACGTTCAACATGGCGCTGTCGGCGTCGAGCTGGCCCGCCATCGCGGAGACCGAGCGCGTCGTCATCCACACCCTCGGCGTGCGCAACCGCGAGGTCGCGCAGACGCTGTCGGGCGACAACAGCCGGCGCTTCCTCGGCGACCACTGGTACCGCGGCCCGCACGGGCTGCCGGTGATCAGGGACACGACGGCGTGGATGGTCGGCCGCATCGTCGAGCGCGTGCAGGTGCACCAGAGCGCCGTCGTCGTCGTGCAGATCGAGCAGGGCGGCCTCGGCGAGGACGACGCCCCGCTCGTCTACCACGAGCGCACCTACTGGCGCCCGGGTACCCCGGTCTGA
- the nrdR gene encoding transcriptional regulator NrdR: protein MFCPFCRHPDSRVIDSRTSDDGLSIRRRRQCPECGRRFSTTETASLSVIKRSGVAEPFSREKIVLGVRKACQGRPVTDSDLAVLAQKVEETIRSTGASQIEANDIGLAILPELRELDEVAYLRFASVYQGFDSLDDFEEAIRSLRLAHHAEPVQVD from the coding sequence ATGTTCTGCCCCTTCTGCCGTCACCCGGACTCCCGCGTCATCGACTCTCGGACGAGCGACGACGGGCTGTCCATCCGCCGCCGCCGGCAGTGCCCGGAGTGCGGCCGTCGATTCTCGACGACGGAGACGGCGAGCCTCAGCGTGATCAAGCGCAGCGGGGTGGCGGAGCCGTTCAGCCGCGAGAAGATCGTGCTCGGCGTCCGGAAGGCCTGCCAGGGCCGCCCGGTGACCGACTCCGATCTCGCCGTGCTGGCGCAGAAGGTGGAGGAGACCATCCGGTCGACGGGTGCGTCGCAGATCGAGGCCAACGACATCGGCCTGGCGATCCTGCCGGAGCTGCGCGAGCTCGACGAGGTGGCGTACCTGCGGTTCGCGAGCGTCTACCAGGGCTTCGACTCGCTCGACGACTTCGAGGAGGCCATCCGCTCGCTGCGCCTGGCCCACCACGCGGAGCCGGTGCAGGTCGACTAG
- a CDS encoding DUF3043 domain-containing protein has protein sequence MAKRQNAAGEAETPVAETPEETAARLKQGKGAPTPSRRQQEAARKRPLVPTDRKEAARVARQKQAEAREKARLGMAAGDDRYLTARDRGPQRRYVRDYVDARFSIGEFLIPVMLIVIILTFLPWPEMQVYGLFALWGFFLIAVIDCFVLGFLVRKRIAAKFGATKVERGLRWYAAMRALQLRVMRLPKPQVKRGQFPS, from the coding sequence TTGGCGAAACGACAGAATGCGGCAGGCGAGGCGGAGACGCCCGTCGCCGAGACCCCCGAAGAGACGGCTGCCCGGTTGAAGCAGGGCAAGGGCGCACCGACGCCCTCGCGCCGCCAGCAGGAGGCCGCCCGCAAGCGCCCGCTGGTGCCGACGGACCGCAAGGAGGCGGCACGCGTCGCCCGGCAGAAGCAGGCGGAGGCGCGTGAGAAGGCGCGCCTCGGCATGGCGGCCGGCGACGACCGCTATCTGACCGCACGCGACCGCGGACCGCAGCGGCGGTACGTGCGCGACTACGTCGACGCCCGGTTCTCGATCGGCGAGTTCCTCATCCCGGTAATGCTGATCGTCATCATCCTGACCTTCCTGCCGTGGCCGGAGATGCAGGTCTACGGCCTGTTCGCGCTCTGGGGCTTCTTCCTGATCGCGGTCATCGACTGCTTCGTGCTCGGCTTCCTGGTGCGCAAGCGCATCGCCGCCAAGTTCGGCGCGACGAAGGTCGAGCGCGGCCTGCGCTGGTATGCCGCGATGCGCGCGCTGCAGCTGCGGGTCATGCGCCTGCCGAAGCCGCAGGTCAAGCGCGGCCAGTTCCCGAGCTGA
- the erpA gene encoding iron-sulfur cluster insertion protein ErpA: MTDTTLTATKAHGVGLTDAAASKVRSLLEQEGRDDLRLRVAVQPGGCSGLIYQLYFDERMLDGDATVDFDGVEVIVDKMSVPYLDGATIDFEDTIQKQGFTIDNPNATGSCACGDSFH, from the coding sequence ATGACCGACACAACGCTGACCGCGACCAAGGCCCACGGAGTCGGCCTGACCGACGCCGCGGCATCCAAGGTCAGGAGCCTGCTCGAGCAGGAGGGCCGCGACGACCTGCGTCTGCGCGTCGCCGTCCAGCCCGGCGGATGCTCGGGTCTGATCTACCAGCTGTACTTCGACGAGCGCATGCTCGACGGAGACGCGACCGTCGACTTCGACGGGGTGGAGGTCATCGTCGACAAGATGAGCGTCCCGTACCTCGACGGTGCGACGATCGACTTCGAGGACACGATCCAGAAGCAGGGCTTCACGATCGACAACCCGAACGCGACCGGTTCCTGCGCGTGCGGAGACTCCTTCCACTGA
- a CDS encoding quinone-dependent dihydroorotate dehydrogenase — MYRAFFDLVLSRLDPERAHHLAFVVIRALPAVGLGGLARRFTAPDPSLAVEALGLRFDSPFGVAAGFDKDGEGVLGLGALGFGHVEVGTITARPQPGNDKPRLFRLIPDRAVINRMGFNNHGAGAAANRLLRVRRASRRPVLGVNIGKSRVVAVEDATEDYLTSARALAPVADYLVVNVSSPNTPGLRGLQELELLGPLLTAVKDVAGTTPLLVKIAPDLTDEQVERIARLAVELGLAGIIATNTTISRDGLHTDRSVVEAAGAGGLSGAPLAARSLEVLRLIRAVVPAELCVISVGGVETAEDVQERLDAGATLVQGYTAFLYRGPLWARQINRGLLRLRRALVEA; from the coding sequence ATGTATCGCGCATTCTTCGACCTCGTCCTGTCCCGGCTCGACCCCGAGCGGGCCCATCACCTCGCGTTCGTGGTGATCCGCGCCCTCCCGGCCGTCGGGCTCGGCGGGCTGGCCCGGCGCTTCACGGCCCCGGATCCGTCGCTCGCCGTCGAGGCTCTCGGCCTGCGATTCGACTCGCCGTTCGGCGTCGCCGCCGGCTTCGACAAGGACGGCGAGGGCGTGCTCGGTCTCGGCGCACTCGGTTTCGGCCACGTGGAGGTCGGAACGATCACCGCGCGGCCGCAGCCCGGCAACGACAAGCCGCGGCTGTTCCGTCTCATCCCGGACCGTGCGGTCATCAACCGGATGGGCTTCAACAACCACGGCGCCGGTGCCGCTGCCAACCGGCTGCTCCGCGTGCGACGTGCATCCCGGCGTCCCGTGCTCGGCGTGAACATCGGCAAGTCGCGGGTCGTCGCCGTCGAGGACGCGACCGAGGACTATCTCACCAGCGCCCGCGCGCTCGCACCGGTCGCCGACTACCTGGTGGTCAACGTCAGCTCGCCGAACACCCCGGGACTCCGCGGTCTGCAGGAGCTCGAACTGCTCGGCCCGCTCCTCACCGCGGTCAAGGACGTCGCGGGCACGACGCCGCTGCTGGTCAAGATCGCCCCCGACCTCACCGACGAGCAGGTCGAGCGCATTGCGCGCCTCGCCGTGGAGCTCGGGCTCGCGGGCATCATCGCCACCAACACGACGATCTCCCGCGACGGGCTCCACACCGATCGTTCCGTCGTCGAGGCAGCGGGCGCGGGCGGCCTCAGCGGCGCCCCGCTCGCGGCACGTTCGCTGGAGGTGCTGCGCCTCATCCGAGCCGTCGTGCCCGCTGAACTCTGCGTCATCTCCGTCGGAGGCGTCGAGACCGCTGAGGACGTGCAGGAGCGGCTGGATGCCGGGGCGACTCTAGTGCAGGGCTACACCGCGTTCCTCTACCGCGGCCCGCTCTGGGCCCGGCAGATCAACCGGGGGCTGCTACGCCTCCGGCGTGCCCTGGTGGAAGCGTAG
- the coxB gene encoding cytochrome c oxidase subunit II — MRHNRRLRWAAIPIAATLVVALAGCTQAQLHGFLPGFVEGEPPVTNHTDRISGLWVTSWIVLLIVGIVVWGLTLWAVIVYRRRKGQTGLPVQLRYNMPIEIFYTIVPLILVLGFFAFTARDQNAIEQPYANPDVKIQVYAKQWAWDFNYVSDNVYDPGIQVQPDDNSATPGSVQEGEVPTLYLPENKKITIQLDSRDVIHSFWVPAMLYKKDVIPGKTNYMYFETTDRTGTFVGKCAELCGEYHSAMLFNVKIVSQSEYDAHIKSLRDQGYEGQLGSEYDRNQNLPGTGAPQGNE, encoded by the coding sequence GTGCGTCACAATCGCCGTCTCCGATGGGCTGCCATCCCGATCGCCGCGACGCTCGTCGTGGCACTCGCGGGCTGCACGCAGGCTCAGCTGCACGGATTCCTCCCGGGCTTCGTCGAGGGCGAGCCGCCCGTCACGAACCACACCGACCGCATCAGCGGCCTCTGGGTGACCAGCTGGATCGTCCTCCTCATCGTCGGCATCGTCGTCTGGGGCCTCACGCTCTGGGCGGTCATCGTGTACCGCCGCCGGAAGGGCCAGACCGGCCTCCCCGTACAGCTGCGCTACAACATGCCGATCGAGATCTTCTACACGATCGTGCCGCTCATCCTGGTGCTCGGCTTCTTCGCCTTCACCGCGCGCGATCAGAACGCCATCGAGCAGCCCTACGCGAACCCGGACGTCAAGATCCAGGTGTACGCCAAGCAGTGGGCGTGGGACTTCAACTACGTCAGCGACAACGTCTACGACCCGGGAATCCAGGTCCAGCCGGATGACAACAGCGCCACCCCCGGATCGGTCCAGGAGGGCGAGGTCCCGACCCTGTACCTCCCCGAGAACAAGAAGATCACGATCCAGCTCGACTCGCGCGACGTGATCCACTCCTTCTGGGTGCCGGCGATGCTCTACAAGAAGGACGTCATCCCGGGCAAGACCAACTACATGTACTTCGAGACGACCGACCGCACGGGCACCTTCGTCGGCAAGTGCGCCGAGCTCTGCGGCGAGTACCACTCGGCGATGCTCTTCAACGTGAAGATCGTGTCGCAGTCCGAGTACGACGCCCACATCAAGAGCCTCCGCGACCAGGGTTACGAGGGTCAGCTGGGCTCCGAGTACGACCGCAACCAGAACCTGCCCGGAACGGGCGCCCCGCAGGGCAACGAGTAG
- a CDS encoding dipeptidase yields MTDSQQTPVPAAADDASGGPTPGIEAEARAAVEAGLPSAVADLSQLVRIPSVSWSAFDPQNVRRSADAVAALLTDTGMFDSVEIRQAPIGDGDALGQPAVLATRAAKNGRPTVLLYAHHDVQPEGDEANWDTPPFEPTVRGDRLYGRGAADDKAGVMTHVASVRALRDVLGDDLEVGLAVFIEGEEEFGSRSFANFLQQNKAALAADVIVVADSDNVDVNTPALTVSLRGNVTFRLTVSTLEHASHSGMYGGAAPDAMLAMVKLLATLHDDDGAVAVEGLTSYDAAAEPPAFTEEQLAEDAAFLPGVTSVGRGPILSRMWSQPTITVTGIDAPTVANASNTLLPSVAVRISSRVAPGQPAREAYEALERHLRAHAPFGAHIEIEDVDLGDPFLVDTDGWAATEAKRAMTDAWGAEAVETGIGGSIPFIADLVREFPAAQILVTGVEDPDTRAHSPNESLHLGVFKRAVLTEALLLSRLNGRTAS; encoded by the coding sequence ATGACAGACAGCCAGCAGACCCCAGTTCCCGCGGCCGCCGACGATGCGTCGGGCGGACCGACCCCCGGCATCGAGGCGGAGGCCCGCGCCGCGGTCGAGGCGGGGCTGCCGTCGGCCGTCGCCGACCTCTCGCAGCTCGTCCGCATCCCCTCGGTGTCGTGGTCCGCGTTCGACCCGCAGAACGTGCGCCGCAGCGCCGACGCCGTCGCCGCGCTTCTGACCGACACGGGGATGTTCGACAGCGTCGAGATCAGGCAGGCGCCGATCGGCGACGGCGACGCGCTCGGGCAGCCGGCCGTGCTGGCCACGCGGGCCGCGAAGAACGGCCGTCCGACGGTCCTCCTCTACGCCCACCACGACGTCCAGCCCGAGGGCGACGAGGCGAACTGGGACACGCCGCCGTTCGAGCCGACCGTGCGCGGCGACCGCCTCTACGGCCGCGGTGCGGCCGACGATAAGGCGGGCGTGATGACGCACGTCGCCAGCGTCCGCGCCCTGCGCGACGTGCTGGGAGACGACCTCGAGGTCGGCCTTGCCGTCTTCATCGAGGGGGAGGAGGAGTTCGGCTCCCGCTCGTTCGCGAACTTCCTGCAGCAGAACAAAGCGGCTCTCGCGGCCGACGTCATCGTCGTCGCCGACTCCGACAACGTCGACGTGAACACCCCGGCGCTGACCGTCTCGCTGCGCGGCAATGTGACCTTCCGTCTCACCGTCTCGACGCTCGAGCACGCATCGCACTCCGGCATGTACGGGGGAGCGGCGCCGGATGCGATGCTCGCCATGGTCAAGCTGCTCGCCACCCTGCACGACGACGACGGTGCGGTGGCCGTGGAGGGGCTCACCTCGTACGACGCCGCGGCAGAGCCCCCGGCCTTTACCGAGGAGCAGCTCGCGGAGGACGCGGCGTTCCTGCCGGGCGTCACCAGCGTCGGTCGCGGTCCCATCCTGTCGCGGATGTGGTCGCAGCCGACCATCACCGTCACCGGAATCGACGCGCCGACCGTCGCCAACGCCTCCAACACCCTGCTGCCGAGCGTCGCCGTGCGGATCAGCTCCCGCGTCGCACCGGGCCAGCCCGCCCGCGAGGCGTACGAGGCGCTGGAGCGCCACCTGCGCGCGCACGCGCCGTTCGGCGCGCACATCGAGATCGAGGACGTCGACCTCGGCGACCCGTTCCTCGTCGACACCGACGGGTGGGCGGCGACCGAGGCGAAGCGCGCGATGACCGACGCGTGGGGCGCCGAAGCGGTCGAGACCGGCATCGGCGGCTCCATCCCGTTCATCGCCGACCTCGTCCGCGAGTTCCCGGCCGCTCAGATCCTCGTGACCGGCGTCGAGGACCCGGACACCCGGGCGCACAGCCCCAACGAGTCGCTGCACCTGGGCGTGTTCAAGCGCGCCGTGCTGACCGAGGCGCTCCTGCTGTCGCGGCTCAACGGGCGCACCGCATCCTGA
- a CDS encoding ribonuclease HI family protein, with translation MTIVAAADGSALGNPGPAGWAWYVDDDHWSAGGWPHGTNNQGELMAVIDLLEATAHLGEDLHIFCDSQYVINAVTKWMPGWKRKGWRKADGAPVLNRELLERLDRALQDRSYRFEWVKGHAGHDLNEAADVRARAVALAYQKGDPIPIGPGWPGRAAVAEVPAPARAAAAPATAPPAAAAPAPAQDASLELDLFADLAAEETDEQVVARLERELLEPAVRSDASRLAELLHPSFEEIGRSGRLWGRDAIISELAVEEDQAAAMELLAVDRVAPETLLLTARTTDARGATLRSSLWVRSSGRWRLRFHQGTPEA, from the coding sequence GTGACGATCGTCGCGGCGGCGGACGGCTCCGCCCTCGGCAACCCCGGCCCGGCCGGCTGGGCCTGGTACGTGGACGACGACCACTGGTCCGCGGGCGGCTGGCCGCACGGCACCAACAACCAGGGCGAGCTCATGGCGGTCATCGACCTCCTGGAGGCGACCGCGCACCTGGGCGAAGACCTGCACATCTTCTGCGACAGCCAGTACGTCATCAACGCGGTGACCAAGTGGATGCCGGGCTGGAAGCGCAAGGGATGGCGCAAGGCCGACGGCGCTCCCGTCCTGAACCGCGAGCTGCTGGAACGTCTCGATCGCGCCCTGCAGGACCGGAGCTACCGCTTCGAGTGGGTCAAGGGGCACGCCGGCCACGATCTCAACGAAGCGGCGGATGTGCGCGCTCGCGCCGTCGCGCTTGCGTACCAGAAGGGCGACCCGATCCCGATCGGTCCGGGCTGGCCCGGTCGAGCGGCCGTCGCGGAGGTGCCGGCTCCGGCACGCGCGGCAGCGGCCCCCGCGACCGCGCCCCCTGCAGCCGCCGCACCCGCCCCCGCGCAGGACGCCTCCCTCGAGCTCGACCTCTTCGCCGACCTCGCCGCCGAGGAGACCGACGAGCAGGTCGTCGCGCGACTGGAGCGCGAGCTGCTGGAGCCCGCGGTGCGCTCGGACGCATCCCGTCTCGCCGAGCTGCTGCATCCCTCGTTCGAGGAGATCGGGCGCTCCGGCCGTCTCTGGGGCCGGGATGCGATCATCTCCGAGCTGGCCGTCGAAGAGGACCAGGCGGCCGCCATGGAGCTGCTCGCGGTCGACCGTGTCGCCCCCGAGACGCTGCTGCTCACCGCACGGACGACGGATGCGCGCGGCGCGACCCTGCGCAGCTCGCTATGGGTGCGCAGCTCCGGACGCTGGCGCCTACGCTTCCACCAGGGCACGCCGGAGGCGTAG